The following coding sequences lie in one Streptomyces ortus genomic window:
- a CDS encoding LuxR C-terminal-related transcriptional regulator: protein MRVVIAEDLALLREGLIRIFQANRFEVVEAVDNGPSLVRALTTHRPDVAVVDVRLPPTFTDEGLRAVIDVRKRLPGLPVMVLSQYVEQLYARELLSDRAGAVGYLLKDRVLDVGRFVAGVRQVAAGSTVMDPDVVGALLTHRSADPRLRQLTPREHEVLSLMAEGRSNAAIADRMFVSEKTVGKHSFNIFAKLGLEPSEDDNRRILAVLRYLEG, encoded by the coding sequence GTGCGCGTCGTCATAGCAGAGGACCTCGCCCTGCTCCGCGAGGGGCTGATCCGGATCTTCCAGGCCAACCGGTTCGAGGTCGTCGAAGCCGTCGACAACGGCCCCTCCCTCGTCAGGGCGCTGACGACCCACCGGCCCGATGTCGCGGTCGTCGACGTGCGGCTGCCGCCGACCTTCACCGACGAAGGCCTGCGCGCCGTGATCGACGTACGGAAGCGGCTCCCCGGCCTGCCCGTCATGGTGCTCTCGCAGTACGTCGAGCAGCTGTACGCGCGGGAGTTGCTGTCGGACCGGGCCGGAGCGGTGGGGTATCTGCTGAAGGACCGGGTGCTGGATGTCGGCCGGTTCGTCGCGGGCGTACGCCAGGTCGCAGCCGGCAGTACGGTCATGGATCCCGACGTGGTCGGCGCGCTCCTCACCCACCGCTCCGCGGACCCTCGACTGCGGCAACTGACCCCGCGTGAGCACGAAGTCCTCTCGCTGATGGCCGAGGGCCGCTCGAACGCCGCCATCGCCGACCGGATGTTCGTCAGCGAGAAGACCGTCGGCAAGCACAGCTTCAACATCTTCGCCAAGCTCGGCCTCGAACCGTCCGAGGACGACAACCGCCGAATTCTGGCGGTACTCCGCTACCTGGAGGGCTGA
- a CDS encoding PP2C family protein-serine/threonine phosphatase: MVSLPEQKSTRGGGPAAQHCEPFPSVTVDASGIVLSHNARAAVLLSRVAVGAALAEVAPGWLAEAHLRQVGGAGEGSPAWADGRIGGHRVKALAVPDRNGAVAWWLVGDSAPASAARELARERARAGLLQELSCELLASLDVDRCTAMAVRQAARHLADAAVVVGTGDGCTFPVTRCTTDGPVAQERVALDPGQLPGLAEALQGLPTVSSRWTDPRQVPPWAVPEGFVGDVADIGSVVVVPLPGHGAPIGGLILLRRRQAAAFTLAEESFAQLFAARAGAALSVARSHSRQAHSTEVLIRDLLPPSLGRVHGICFSGGYRASVAGERVGGDFYDLYPADTPTAETVAVLGDVCGKGLEAAVVAGGVRHALRALVPFAADHTRLLTLLNGALLSSRRTPFVTLVLVTAVRQDARVRLRVSSAGHPAPLIVRATGQVEEVRTDGTLVGVFADIEFRTAEVALRPGETCLLYSDGITEARGGPQGDVMFGEDRLRAVLAQCAGMPAEAVTERVQMVIAQWVGDGPHDDMAVLAIAAPRDNRPTTENQPADRTTTENEPTGGR; this comes from the coding sequence ATGGTCTCCTTGCCGGAGCAGAAGAGCACTCGGGGTGGGGGTCCCGCCGCGCAGCACTGTGAGCCGTTTCCGTCGGTGACAGTGGACGCGTCGGGCATCGTGCTGTCCCACAACGCCCGGGCCGCTGTTCTGCTGAGCCGCGTCGCCGTCGGTGCCGCGCTGGCCGAGGTCGCGCCCGGCTGGCTGGCCGAGGCCCATCTGCGGCAGGTCGGCGGTGCGGGGGAGGGATCACCGGCCTGGGCCGACGGCCGGATCGGCGGGCACCGCGTGAAGGCGCTCGCCGTACCGGACCGGAACGGTGCGGTGGCCTGGTGGCTGGTCGGTGACAGCGCTCCGGCGAGTGCCGCGCGGGAACTCGCGCGCGAACGGGCGAGAGCCGGACTGCTGCAGGAGCTCTCCTGCGAACTGCTCGCCTCGCTGGACGTCGACCGCTGTACGGCGATGGCCGTGCGACAGGCCGCCCGGCATCTGGCGGACGCGGCGGTCGTCGTCGGGACGGGCGACGGATGCACGTTCCCGGTGACGCGGTGCACCACCGACGGGCCCGTGGCGCAGGAGCGGGTCGCCCTGGATCCCGGGCAACTGCCCGGCCTGGCGGAGGCGTTGCAGGGGCTCCCCACGGTGTCCTCCCGCTGGACCGATCCCCGGCAAGTGCCGCCGTGGGCCGTGCCCGAGGGATTCGTGGGCGATGTCGCCGACATCGGTTCGGTCGTCGTGGTGCCGCTGCCGGGACACGGGGCGCCTATCGGAGGCCTCATCCTGCTGCGCCGCCGACAGGCAGCCGCGTTCACCCTCGCCGAGGAGTCCTTCGCCCAGCTCTTCGCCGCACGCGCGGGCGCCGCCCTGTCAGTGGCCCGCAGCCACAGCCGCCAGGCGCACAGCACCGAGGTGCTGATACGCGACCTGCTGCCGCCCTCGCTCGGCCGGGTGCACGGCATCTGCTTCTCCGGCGGCTACCGCGCCTCGGTGGCGGGCGAACGCGTCGGCGGTGACTTCTACGACCTGTACCCGGCCGACACACCGACGGCCGAGACCGTCGCGGTACTGGGCGACGTGTGCGGCAAGGGGCTGGAAGCCGCGGTCGTGGCAGGCGGAGTCCGCCACGCACTCCGGGCACTCGTCCCGTTCGCCGCCGACCACACCCGCCTGCTGACCCTCCTCAACGGCGCACTGCTGTCCTCACGTCGGACACCCTTCGTGACACTCGTCCTGGTCACCGCCGTGCGCCAGGACGCACGGGTGCGGCTGCGCGTCTCCAGCGCGGGCCATCCCGCCCCGCTCATCGTGCGCGCCACCGGCCAGGTGGAAGAGGTCAGGACCGACGGGACGCTGGTCGGCGTGTTCGCCGACATCGAGTTCAGGACCGCCGAGGTCGCTCTGCGCCCCGGTGAGACCTGCTTGCTCTACTCCGACGGAATCACCGAGGCGCGCGGTGGGCCGCAGGGTGACGTGATGTTCGGCGAGGACAGGTTGCGCGCCGTACTGGCCCAGTGCGCCGGGATGCCGGCCGAGGCGGTGACCGAACGCGTACAGATGGTCATCGCCCAGTGGGTGGGGGACGGCCCGCACGACGACATGGCGGTCCTGGCGATCGCCGCGCCCCGGGACAACCGTCCGACGACGGAGAACCAACCGGCCGACCGTACGACAACGGAGAACGAACCAACCGGAGGAAGGTGA
- a CDS encoding cobalamin B12-binding domain-containing protein: MTDGKEAHSLAEPREQLWQALGEYDETRAVAIVRDALGTTGAAERTRAAGERVLLELIAPTQERVGVAWAANDITVAQEHAATAISERCVAAVADATAPALAHPRTGTFAGTEERRGGGGGGGDGRRGGRGEGSGEGRGAGRVLVSCVDGEWHSLPARLVGEVLRLRGWRVDYLGAQVPTEHLVEHARRTQAQAVLLSSSIPTLLPGAHNAISSCQGAGIPVLAGGAAFGPQGRYARLMRAEWAKDASDAATLLDRHLTPPGAHAARLPDLDLPHLADQEYTMVRRTKLQLVKQTLADVEEGFPETRHYSEYQRERTVEDIDFIVGYLAAALYVDDPDLFTRFITWTADILAARDVPPRCLLPALDSLRNQLKDFPRAIGILTAAHDVLDPPLAPPPGPASGPRD, from the coding sequence GTGACCGACGGCAAGGAGGCCCACTCTCTCGCCGAGCCGCGTGAGCAACTGTGGCAGGCGCTGGGGGAGTACGACGAGACGCGCGCTGTCGCCATCGTGCGGGACGCGCTCGGCACGACAGGGGCCGCTGAACGGACGCGTGCCGCGGGCGAGCGGGTTCTGCTCGAACTGATCGCGCCGACGCAGGAACGGGTGGGCGTGGCCTGGGCGGCCAACGACATCACGGTGGCGCAGGAACACGCGGCCACGGCGATCAGCGAACGGTGCGTCGCGGCCGTCGCCGACGCCACCGCTCCAGCCCTCGCGCACCCCCGCACAGGCACGTTCGCGGGAACGGAAGAGCGAAGGGGAGGGGGAGGGGGAGGAGGGGACGGAAGACGAGGCGGAAGAGGAGAGGGAAGTGGAGAGGGAAGAGGAGCGGGGAGGGTTCTGGTGTCGTGCGTCGACGGTGAGTGGCACTCCCTGCCCGCACGGCTGGTAGGCGAGGTGCTGCGGTTACGGGGCTGGCGGGTCGACTATCTGGGAGCACAGGTCCCCACCGAGCATCTGGTCGAGCACGCGCGCCGCACCCAGGCACAGGCGGTCCTGCTGTCCTCGTCCATCCCGACACTCCTGCCCGGCGCCCACAACGCGATCAGCTCCTGCCAGGGGGCCGGCATTCCGGTACTGGCCGGAGGTGCCGCGTTCGGTCCGCAGGGCCGCTACGCCCGGCTCATGCGGGCCGAGTGGGCCAAGGACGCGTCCGACGCGGCCACCCTGCTCGACCGGCACCTGACGCCGCCCGGCGCACACGCGGCCCGCCTCCCCGACCTGGACCTGCCGCACCTGGCCGACCAGGAATACACCATGGTCCGCCGGACCAAGCTCCAGTTGGTCAAGCAGACCCTCGCCGACGTCGAGGAGGGGTTTCCCGAGACGCGCCACTACAGCGAGTACCAGCGGGAACGCACCGTCGAGGACATCGACTTCATCGTCGGTTACCTAGCCGCCGCCCTCTACGTCGACGACCCCGACCTGTTCACGAGGTTCATCACGTGGACCGCGGACATCCTGGCGGCCCGCGACGTCCCACCGCGGTGCCTGCTCCCCGCTCTGGACTCGCTGCGGAACCAGCTCAAGGACTTCCCCCGAGCGATCGGCATCCTCACCGCCGCCCACGACGTCCTCGACCCACCACTCGCCCCGCCACCCGGCCCTGCATCCGGCCCTCGCGACTGA
- a CDS encoding metallophosphoesterase translates to MTDTSDTRPTDSEAQAERRSTLHRLMRYLPLIAPVLLWAVPCWVLLYAGQQWPLPVTLAGTGVFVLGLIGMPLAMARGHGRRQQDGAAIVGDSLLGASWVLFTWSVLLGVLLRLALTVAGVGEGQDRARIVTWAVLGVTVALLGWGYAEARRVPRVRSLDVQLPRLGPGLDGLRVALITDTHYGPLDRARWSARVCETVNALEADLVCHTGDIADGTAERRRTQATPLATVRATLARVYVTGNHEYYSEAQGWVDLMDELGWEPLRNRHLLLERGGDTLVVAGVDDVTAESSGLAGHGAHLDGALNGADPDLPVLLLAHQPKFIDQAAAGGVDLQLSGHTHGGQIWPFHHLVRLDQPALAGLSRHGLRTLLYTSRGTGFWGPPFRVFAPSEITLLVLRAPQRPSST, encoded by the coding sequence GTGACCGACACCAGCGACACCCGGCCCACCGACAGTGAGGCGCAGGCCGAGCGGCGGAGCACGCTGCACCGCCTGATGCGCTACCTCCCCCTGATCGCACCCGTCCTGTTGTGGGCGGTGCCGTGCTGGGTGCTCCTGTACGCCGGACAGCAGTGGCCGTTGCCCGTCACGCTCGCCGGCACGGGTGTGTTCGTCCTCGGCCTCATCGGTATGCCGCTCGCGATGGCGCGGGGCCATGGCCGACGCCAGCAGGACGGGGCGGCGATCGTCGGTGACAGCCTGCTGGGCGCCAGTTGGGTCCTGTTCACCTGGTCCGTGCTGCTCGGCGTCCTCCTGCGGCTCGCCCTGACCGTGGCCGGTGTCGGCGAGGGCCAGGACCGGGCCCGGATCGTCACGTGGGCCGTCCTCGGTGTGACGGTCGCACTGCTCGGCTGGGGGTACGCCGAGGCCCGCCGGGTGCCGCGGGTGCGTAGTCTCGACGTACAACTCCCCCGCCTGGGGCCCGGGTTGGACGGACTTCGCGTCGCCCTCATCACCGACACGCACTACGGCCCCCTCGACCGCGCCCGCTGGTCGGCACGGGTGTGCGAGACGGTGAACGCCCTGGAGGCCGACCTGGTCTGCCATACCGGCGACATCGCGGACGGCACGGCCGAACGCCGTCGCACCCAGGCCACCCCCCTCGCCACCGTGCGGGCGACCCTGGCCCGGGTCTACGTCACCGGCAACCACGAGTACTACAGCGAGGCCCAGGGCTGGGTCGACCTGATGGACGAACTGGGCTGGGAGCCGCTGCGCAACCGCCACTTGCTGCTCGAACGCGGCGGCGACACCCTCGTCGTCGCCGGCGTGGACGACGTCACCGCGGAGTCCTCCGGCCTGGCCGGACACGGCGCCCACCTCGACGGAGCGCTGAACGGCGCCGACCCCGACCTGCCCGTCCTGCTCCTGGCCCATCAGCCGAAGTTCATCGACCAGGCCGCGGCAGGTGGCGTGGACCTCCAGCTCTCGGGCCATACCCACGGCGGCCAGATCTGGCCCTTCCACCACCTCGTCCGCCTCGATCAGCCCGCCCTCGCCGGCCTCAGCCGACACGGCCTCCGCACCCTCCTCTACACCAGCCGGGGCACCGGCTTCTGGGGCCCGCCGTTCCGCGTCTTCGCCCCCAGCGAGATCACCCTGCTCGTGCTCCGCGCCCCGCAGCGGCCCAGCTCGACGTAA
- the thpR gene encoding RNA 2',3'-cyclic phosphodiesterase gives MTEPPQTATQHAFVALAPPNDAKNELARALGPAYAAHPELRWNRIEDWHITLAFLGELPVRAVHLLRSPLADLAAAHPPFELTLSGGGHFDERVLWSGIEGDLGQLHALTEAVRARVRDCGVAFVERPLRPHLTLARARRYDTASITAATACLDGFTGHPWQTERLHLVGSTVRGHPGPRRYQDIDAWALATGHGRPDPQPSRAAAHERQDGSGSTSRSARPHTS, from the coding sequence GTGACCGAGCCGCCTCAGACCGCCACCCAGCACGCGTTTGTCGCCCTCGCGCCGCCCAACGACGCGAAGAACGAGTTGGCGCGCGCACTGGGCCCGGCCTACGCCGCCCATCCCGAGCTGCGTTGGAACCGCATCGAGGACTGGCACATCACTCTGGCCTTCCTGGGCGAGCTGCCGGTGCGGGCCGTCCACCTGCTTCGTTCCCCGCTCGCCGATCTCGCGGCTGCCCACCCCCCGTTCGAACTGACACTGAGCGGTGGCGGACACTTCGACGAGCGAGTGCTGTGGAGCGGTATCGAGGGCGATCTCGGCCAACTGCACGCGTTGACCGAGGCGGTACGGGCGCGGGTCAGGGACTGCGGCGTCGCCTTCGTCGAACGTCCGCTGCGGCCCCACCTCACGCTGGCCCGCGCTCGCCGTTACGACACCGCGTCCATAACGGCGGCGACCGCCTGCCTCGACGGCTTCACCGGACACCCTTGGCAGACCGAACGCCTCCACCTGGTCGGCAGCACGGTAAGAGGCCATCCAGGTCCACGGCGTTATCAGGACATCGACGCATGGGCCCTGGCCACTGGGCATGGGCGTCCTGATCCGCAACCGTCCCGAGCTGCGGCGCATGAGCGCCAGGACGGTTCGGGTTCCACGTCGAGGTCGGCCCGGCCCCATACGTCCTGA
- a CDS encoding contact-dependent growth inhibition system immunity protein yields MDYERSLEEIERDRWPAPPQDATRLVATAHALRRRPIGELAVEDMRLLIGQDIGLPCLLPLALEVLRGDPMA; encoded by the coding sequence ATGGATTATGAACGCTCCCTTGAAGAGATTGAACGCGACCGCTGGCCGGCTCCTCCGCAGGACGCCACTCGTCTTGTCGCTACTGCACATGCCTTGCGGCGTCGGCCGATCGGTGAGCTGGCGGTCGAGGACATGCGTCTGTTGATCGGGCAGGACATAGGACTGCCCTGCCTCCTGCCACTGGCCCTGGAGGTGCTGCGGGGCGATCCGATGGCGTAA